The region AGGAAACGACGACGCCCGACACACGTGACGGCAGGAATCCCGCACGAGCGGTGCTTGATGAGGAGCTGTCCGTCGACGCCCCGAACACTGGCACAGCCGACGACAGTACAAATGCCACCGACACGCCTGTCACTGACGTCCGGCCGAACGATCGACAGGAGCCGCATGTCTCTGTCGTCGACATCACGGACAGTGTTCCGACAGACCGAACGGATCCGACAATTGCGCCGCCGCTGCCGCCAGGGACCACGGTTGCTCCCACAGTGATTGCGGACCCGGCGGAGATTGACGACTGGACGGAGCCAACGACGAATCCTCGCGAGGAAACACCTGTCGTGACGGTGCGGGAAACGGACCACATGGACACCCGCGACGAAACAGCGGACCCGGAAGTGCTGCCGCCGGACACGACGGACGAAGCTTCCAATGCCACCCCGACCGACACGCTCAACGATGACGACGCTTCCGAGAACTCAGATTCGGAACCTGCGGTGGAAACGGACGAACCGGCCGCAGCAACCGAGGGCGAAGCGGACGATGACTCTCAGGAATCGACGCCTCTGCCGATCGCACAGCCGGAAGTGGGCGAGCACAACACCGTCCTCGCCGATTCGCCGCGAGCTCAATGGCGGCCGGAATTGACGGCCTACGGCCCAACGTGGCATCCGGCAACGGACCGGCCTTCGCTGGATCTGACGCTCCGGATGTCGCAGCAGACGTTTTCCATCTCGTCGCCACAATTCATCGCGGAAGCGGAAGACGCGAATGTCGCCGTGTCGGACGCTGCGATGCTGGGAATCCTGCTGCTGGTTTTGAATCGCGCCCGGCGGCGATCGGTATCCGACAACGTGATCGCGTCGTCTGCTCCCTTCGAACCGTATGGTGATGGCGTGTCGACGACGCGCCGGCGCCGGCACCGTTTCGGCGGCAACAGCCGACTGCCGCTGCCTCGCAACGCCTTTCGGACGCTGACGGACGCCGTCGCATCGACGATACACGGTGAGCAGACAGCGCACCGTGAGGCCATCCCGTACGACGCCGTCTTTGCCGACGGAGCAACGATGGCGCTGTTGTACCGGAAGGACTTTGAAGCTCCGCGCGAACTGCAGGGATCAGGCTCGCTGGCAACATTCGTCGGCAGCATCCTTGCGGGCAGTGGATACGCGCTGCAGAGACTTGTTCAGCGCGTACGCATGTCGCGAGGCTTTCGACGCCGCCGCAGGACACCTCTGCGCCGCCCGGCAAAGCCACGGTACAGCGGTCCCACAATCTAACGAGCGGGCAGAGAGCGTATTTGGTACGACCGGCGCACGCTCGCGCCTTCGGCATCATTGCCGCGGAAGACTATCCTCCGCGTCAGTTGACGGCGGCTGGCCCAACGCGGCGCCGTCCAGCATTTCCAGATGACGAATAGCGTGCCGGCAGTTCCTGTCCAGCCGCAGGGCCGCGTTGAAATCTCTGCGAGCGTTCTCGGCGTCGTTCCGAGCGGCAAAGGCGGCTCCGCGATTGCTCAGTACGTCGGCCGATTCTCCCTGCAGCGTCATCGCCCGCGAGAAGGCGTCGATGGCTTGCTGAAAGTTCTTCAACCGAAATCGTGCGGCCCCCAGGTCGTTCCACAGCTCTGCGGAATCACCGTTCAGCAGGATCGCTCGCTGCAGAAGATCCGCCGCGGTCTGCGATTGACCGCTTTGCAGATTGGCGACGGCGATTGCGTGAATCAGCCGCGAACGCTGGTGCCGCAGCGACGTCGTGTCGGGCAGCAGACCCTCCGCCAGAATTTTCTGCGTCAGATCCGGCGTTGCGCTGACAATGTCAGAATCGGACAGCGTACGAACACTCCTGCTGACGTCGACCAGCCGCTGCTTTGTCCGATGGCGGTCGATTCCGGCAGTCACCAGCAATGCCATCGCGGTCAGCAACAGGATACCGGCCAGGCTTCGATGCCGCCGACACTGTCTTTTCAATCGTGAAATCGCCGGTTCCCCGGCGTGTTCCAGCGCGCGGCCGTGCAGCCAGCAGTTCAGATCGTCGACGACTTCCGCAGCCGAGGAATAACCGGCTGCGTTCTCGTCCGCCGCCGAGAGGCAACTCGCCACGATTTCCCGCAGCGAACCATCCACAGCCGCGGCACACTTCACGCGCTGCACGGCGCCTTGCCGCGTCGGCAGTGCCTCACGAGCCGCAGCGATGACCGAGGAACCCGTTTCCACAACGGGATACGGAAGTTCGCCGGTCAGCAATTCGAACAGGACGATCCCCAGCGAATAAAGATCTCCCGTAACGGCGGGCGACGGAACACTGTCACTTCCCGACGGACGCTGCGGACCTGTTCCGGACAATCGCAATAGTTGCGGCGCCGACATGTACGAAAGCGTTCCACCGGCGAAGGTCGGGTCGTCGGGCAGGTCGCCAGCCACGCTGAAGTCCGCCAGAACCGCGTTGCCGACATCGTCGATCAGAATGTTTTCCGGCTTCACATCACGGTGGTACACGCCCCGTGAGTGCGCATGCGTCAGCGCTTCTGCAACGTCGCGAACAATGCGGACGGCAAACTGTTCGAAGCTGTCACCGCTCGGCAGTCGGCTCAGACATGCCGAAGCATCCGCCCCTGTTGATTTCTGCGCAATTTGAACGACCGAACTCATCGCCGTGCGCGTCGATAGCCCGGACCGTGGCACGCCATGGATCGCGTTCAGCACTTCGGAAACGGACAATCCCGGCACGTGCTTTAGCACAATGACGCCGCCTCGATCGGATGCGAAGTAGTCAAGCGACCTGACGATGTGAGGATGAGACAGCCGGTTCAGCAATCGGTATTCCCGCGACGCGACTGTGTCCGCTGCGATCTTTAGCGCGACCTTCCCGTGCGAAGGCAGATGTTCCGCCAGCACAACGGTCCCGCTGCTGCCTCTGCCGAGCGAACGCAGGACGCGATACTCACCAACAATTTCGCCTTCAGGCACTAACATGGCTGAATTCAGAATGTTCTGCAGGCCGGACCGGGCAACACGTCATTCTTGCGTTCGCGGAACGCTGGTGTCGACCGCGCGGCTTCGGAATCCGCCTGCTACGGCTGTTGTGAATGCTCGCGAATCCGCGTCTCACGGCGGTTCATTCGGTGAAACGCGGACGAACCACAGGCGCGTCAAGTCACGTCACCGGAGTTTCCGGATTCGGCAATGCAGTCCCGCACCACCTGCTGCCTCAGAAGTTGAAACTGTCGTCGA is a window of Planctomycetaceae bacterium DNA encoding:
- a CDS encoding protein kinase — translated: MLVPEGEIVGEYRVLRSLGRGSSGTVVLAEHLPSHGKVALKIAADTVASREYRLLNRLSHPHIVRSLDYFASDRGGVIVLKHVPGLSVSEVLNAIHGVPRSGLSTRTAMSSVVQIAQKSTGADASACLSRLPSGDSFEQFAVRIVRDVAEALTHAHSRGVYHRDVKPENILIDDVGNAVLADFSVAGDLPDDPTFAGGTLSYMSAPQLLRLSGTGPQRPSGSDSVPSPAVTGDLYSLGIVLFELLTGELPYPVVETGSSVIAAAREALPTRQGAVQRVKCAAAVDGSLREIVASCLSAADENAAGYSSAAEVVDDLNCWLHGRALEHAGEPAISRLKRQCRRHRSLAGILLLTAMALLVTAGIDRHRTKQRLVDVSRSVRTLSDSDIVSATPDLTQKILAEGLLPDTTSLRHQRSRLIHAIAVANLQSGQSQTAADLLQRAILLNGDSAELWNDLGAARFRLKNFQQAIDAFSRAMTLQGESADVLSNRGAAFAARNDAENARRDFNAALRLDRNCRHAIRHLEMLDGAALGQPPSTDAEDSLPRQ